tttatttatcattttaaacatCTGAATCGCCTCCTAGTGTCCTACGAAGCTAATGAACCAAACTTCAGCGTGCTAGCAGGAAATAGACGGACCCCGGCAGTTAGAGTTGGACGTCCAGTTCAACAGAGCAGGTTTGTTCACTTTACTCGAATATGAACATTGTTGGACGAGTTTCTTTCAAAAAGCATCACATGACATGTTACTAGTTACATTAACTTtagataaatatattatataccGTCTGTGTTGAGTGATATATTACTTATTACACTGATTTTAAGTTACTTTCAACACAATGTCCAAAATACCTCTatagaacaaagaaacagacgAGATAAGATGAACCAATGGTCCTAGACTCAGTGATGTTCTGAAAGAGGATCACAGTCTGATATATTCTGAGatggaataaatacatttatgtgtgtatgtatgtcttTGTTCTCCACAGacgtccagcagctgtttgtatttttcatgGAACCAGAAATGTTCAGATAAACCTGTCTGAAGAGACTTCGAGCTGTTCACCTAATTTTAAGATGTTTAACGGCGCTAATGAAGCTAACTTAGCCTGTGTGAGTCAgtaaaaatgtctaaagtccaaacGCTGAGAGTTTTTGGGAAGCAGCGACTAACTGCGGCTGCTGAAGAGATATttgagctgtttgaaagaacgatagcagagtacgaggaggaactgtgtcgacAACGGAAACTACTGGACGCTGTTCTCCAGCCTCAGGTCCAGTTACACAGAACAGGTTGGTTCTGATTACTTATTATTTAACTGAAACCCACTGACATTTTCTGCCTTACTAAACCACTTCAAAGTCTTGGTGTAAAAGTGTTAACTACTATTTTCATTGAAGAAGCTATTTAAGCAATTTTAGATTAGTATTTGAATAGATTTACACTGTACTTTTCTCCAcagatgtccagcagctgcTGGGGAGTAAAGAAGCGGTTCCTCTTGAGCAgtccagtctggaccaggaggacccaccagagctgccacacattaaagaggaacaggaggaactctggacccgtcaggagggagagcagcttccagggctggaggaggctgatatcacaaagttcacctTCGGAGCCGAGCAGACTGTGAACCCAGCGCACATCAGAGTGAGCAGACAGTTTTTAACGGAGTGTTTCTGGAGGAAAAGTTTGTGTGAgtcagtgaaaatgtctaaagtccaaacGCTGAGAGTTTTTGGGAAGCAGAAACTAACTGCGGCTGCTGAAGAGATATttgagctgtttgaaagaacgatagcagagtacgaggaggaactgtgtcgacAACGGAAACTACTGGACGCTGTTCTCCAGCCTCGGGTCCACTTATACAGAGCAGGTTAGTTCTGATTACTTCTTATTTAAGTGAAACTAGCTGACATCCTTTGCCTCACTAAACCACTTTAAGGTCTTTAGTAGTATTTATATCAGTGCCTTGCATTTCAGTTCAGACCTTCACTTCTGTCCCTGTGAAGagtgaagaagatgatgaagaggatcctcagtcctcacagcttcatcacaTCAAATCTGAAGAGATCAGAGATGTAGAGCTTTTGaaaacagaagctgatggagaggactgtggaggaccAGAACCAGTCCAGGACTCGGATCCAAATAGTTATTTACAGCCAAAGGAAATAGACGGACCCCGGCAGTTAAAGATGGAAGTCCAGTTCAACAGAGCAGGTTTGTTCATTTTACTCCATTATAAACATTGTTGGATGAGTTTCTTTCAAAAATGCACCACATGttacagtaaataaaatatttatctaAAGGTAAGGTAACTACCTTTtagatgaatattttatttactgTCTGTGTGAAGTGATATATTACTTATTACATTCATTATAAGttactttcaacaaaatgtCTAAATTACCTCTatagaacaaagaaacagacgATATATGTTTAAATAAGGTAATGGTCTTGGACTTAGGGGTGAGCAGAAAGAGGAACACAGTCTGATACATTCTGAGatggaataaatacatttatgtgtgtatgtcagtgtccaacataacatttttttcttactggcccgcttggccagtagattcgagttgccccatgtgtaattttggtggcccagccacgaaaacatgaaaataactatttttatgaaaaaaaaagactatttattgaaattgtttagagagtctgtccctgcaaaatcagtatgatctggcaatgatttttcaggtgattgatgttctgaaagcactgtGCAAACAGTACTATTATTTCTCCTGAAGTGGAGGGATCAGTGTACCTGGCTGAATCACCGCGACGGCGTAATGTATTGTTGAGTATGTCCGCAGTTTCCGGCGAAGGCTGACCGCGGtggatcattttttaaaggcacCGACAACTAccgaaaacacacactggatgcCATGAGAAAAGCAAACATCATCTGCAATGTCTGCTAGCTAAGTGTGCGGCGGACAACCCTTCCTCAGGCCCGCTTAACATCTGGGCAAGACGCGGAGACGGAGAACGAAAACAGCGGATCAAGAAACTAATTAATGCCACATAATCAATGTGACACACAGACTGTCACTGATGAAGGGTTAGGGGGCtggtatgtaacgctgttactgtgatgataaatgacacttagatattgaatctgtgtctataataaccacaccctgacatgtaaatgtgacctctgtcttgattcatttaatttaacttaaaatatggacaactgactgcataatatatgaatcagaaacagaaatgctttacagcagctcccattcaaagtcaagaatatgcagaaaaatagtaataataataataaactatatatatgctgcatatttataatagaagcctactgcaactgtactttttttaccattaaatgttattttatacattatcatattttataatgttctgtcatggagtatatcacttcactgctaacagaaaagaaagcagctcactgccagttgcagcttctcatcgtgatctgcagtctttgtaaattttttgtcatgattgttattattagtacccatcaaaaatcacagttacatgtcaggatgtggttattatagacatattcagTATTTagctgtcatgtatcatcacagtaacagcgttacatacattagcagctgtaaacacataaaaacattataaaacacatcatgtggtcccctttaaacgctgggtgcaggtgtatattttggtaaataaccgccggttccaaataaatgccgagtctaatttattttgaaaaaacatcaaggaagaagacgtgaccactgacactgcacgtttttcttcttcgcctttttcacgtgttgtgcccagaaggatgccagagaattcacagagaagctggttTCTGACATTTGGATCttggatttttgtgaggagggaattaatcGCCTATCCCAAATAAACggctggtctgttaagtgattgaaacaaataaacgcccggctattatttggtagttcccgcatcatcagcacgagctgaacaataaatctaacacagcaagagaggcgggacttaaggcagaacagccaatcatcagccggtcagtcccaaagccggtgtcatgtttgaagcagcaacaggagagggagggggagaggaggcagctgcagcgagcgcagacacagagcggccagagaaactgagtGACTGTAGTGAAGcctttgtgcaaaactgcggataaacggcagaaaaagtgtgggtgttgaaccctctcaccgggaaaagtgttcccccacgggtgcgacgcccctgacCGCGGTCAGCCTTCACCGGAAACTGCAGACATACTTCACAATACATTACGCCGTCGcggtggttcagccaggtatactgGTCCCTTCACCTCAGAAGAAATCTCCTTTTCGTCCTCTCGGACCTGTGGCACTCCTTAGCCGTCATTTTTCCGAATCACTTTCCCACCGTCACTCTAAGCATTTCCCGCATGCATTCTAGCGAATCAAGATTGGCCAGTCACTGCCCTTATGACAATCACTGTAATCAGTGATTGGTCAGTCGACATCCAATCGACATGCCCTGCACCTACTTTTATTGACCCCGGGCCAGCGGGCCATAGGTTATGTTGAACCCTGTATGTAtgtgtaggagacactactttgataaaaagggaAATTAATTACTGGCAATTAATCATACActtttagacggggcaccacctccgatattTCTCAGTGCGACTAACTCTGAGGAAATTAGTCTAAAcattaactgtccaagtttggcttaaacagaaaaagatcagtctcgatctgttgaatttcaatatctatatttgctcctattctgaagccgtgaattctttccacgaacccatcgatttcccacttcaaattaaacaagcacagacaacgacataaggttgaatatgtttatttactaaatagATGCAGGGTAAATGATGTGAGGTAATGATTTAAACGGGTGACAACCTTAACAGAAATTGtggaaattgtgaaataaaatactgaCAAGATGAATACTAAACAATGGTGGATCTCAGTGTAAGGAACCAATATTTTACCACTACGGAATTAATATTTATTCTAACGAGGCAATATGGCAACGCCTTTGAATTTGggatgtgtatatatattcgaagcttccacaaacaccaactctgatctcattcgggtgtgactcttgtcgtgtgaaATGTTTAGCCTACTTTGGTTGAAGAAGAGAGGGGTCCCAGATTCCAGACTGTCTGGATCAGCTTCGTCTCTTTGCAGGGAGGCAGCGGCAGTTTCAGAGCCGCTGGTGAGCAATGCCGTCTCGGTCAGCTGAGGTcagctcctggcccagcagAGTTTTTGCTTGAGATCGCTGAAGGCGGCCCGGGCACGGTTGAATGTTACTTCTTCTTTCGGCTGTGAATTTCTTCACGGTCTCTTGAGCAGTTAAACTGCACTGACTTTATAATAATTCAgagttctggtcagagtctctcTCTTGAGCTGGTTATTACAGAGCTCCAAACATATATGGACTAGGCTTTTGTATAAAAATGAACTGGGAAAGAAAACGCCAGCTGGACAAGTCTCTCTTAGTcactaaatacaaaaacaaaaatagcttcttcTGGCTTACTCGGTTGCAATACTTTAcaatataaagaaatataaaagagGATTAATCTCGTTCTTGCTTCGGTTTCAAAAGGAAGTTAATTTCAAATAACGGCGCGTCGCTTGAAAAAGGTTCTTTAAGCGATTCAAATCTCCGGAGAAAAAGTCCGGAGccgcaaacaaagcaaagtactgagattaagtttgaaaaataaaagttgacACGCGTTGCAGAAAAGATTAAACAGGTAGGGGTTACGAAAGAGAGTGAGAAGAGAAGAGCGAGAGCAACTAGGAGTTCGcttcttttaatgttttgctgAAGGCAGAATCGAGGGCGTACGGGCACGTCActtcctccagtgatgtcacagctcaaATTACGAACTTATTACATATTGAATCAGAATAATGgtttaaaaagtatttaagATCGCGATTGTCTTATTCCccgaaatccaccatggtctttacaccaacatttgttatatgaaaacaaaacacagaagagcATGACAGAAATTGCCTAATAGGAAAAAGGTTATTGGTTATAACAAGTCACACATACAAGTACATACGTCATgaagcagcactgatggctaaaaacatttcatatagTGTTAGCTTAATTTTTGATCCAAAAATATATGTTGGAGGTAGGTGATCATATTTGTAAGTAAAATGTAAAGTCAATCTGTTCAGAAACTTTCCTTTTAGCTATACCCGGACTTACCACAAGATGGCACTGTGGCTCCATCAAACTTAAAGACATTAAACCTGGAGTCCCTAACTGTAGTTTCCTTCAACTCCCAAAAGGGAGGGGAAAAGTATGTTTGAGTCCTCATCCAGCtgattaagaatattttgtctTGCAAAGGATGAGATTACATTTTAGTACTTGTTCagcattaagacagaaattaaggctcttcctttctcctgctgggaatgaagagacactctggctgggttTAGTGTCGTAATTCACACGTGTGACACTTTGATGGCTCATGCCAGATGTGGAGGATATCTGTTGATGACAAGCCTGATATAACAGAGTGAAGCCCAACTTGTCCCAATGACCACTGCGGactgaattataaacagtccGTCAAAAAGAATGTGGTCCAGATGCTAGATGAGATCTTTCTGAGTCTCGGATGTCCAGAGTCTGTTAACATAGGCTCTATATAGGTCAAGGAAGAGGGATCTTAGGGTGACAAATGGTCGTCTTCCCCCTTTTGGTGATAGGCTTTGGAGGTCTggtgaaccccccccccccccttgcgaACTCAGTAGACGCAGGCAATGTTTATTGCCCAGCAAATGTTATCTTCTCACTATCAGAGTGTGAACAGagaagggggagaaagagagccaGGCCATTATGGTGTCCCAGAAAGTGGGTCAGAGGGGAATCTACATGGACATGAAGATGGCATCTCCTGTGATATAAAGATGAGACAAAGGGCATGTTCCTACATATGTCTTTGTTCTCCACAGACGTTCAGCAGCTGttgaaaaaagaagaggatcctcctgagcagcaggagtggagctccagtcaggaccaggaggacccaccagagctgccacacattaaagaggaacaggaagaacTCTGGATAAaccaggagggagagcagcttccaGTGCTGGAGGAGGCTGATATCAAGTTCACATTCACTCCTGTCCCTGAACCAGACAAGGCCTCAGATACAGATAGTCATTTACAGCCAGCTGATGATGACAAGACCTCACACTTCCCTGAACCTGAGTCTGATGACAGTTGGGACTGGGAGGACACCAGAGAACGTCATTCAAATTTAGACCCTCAGCAGCACAATGAAGTACCTATTAGAGATGTGGACTGTAATCTTGGAGCAATATCAGCCATCTCCTCTGAGTGTGCTACAACCTCTGGCCACAGCAAACATCAGCTGGATGATGATGAAATCCAAGCAGGAGTGAGACCATTTGGTTGCTCAGTTTGTGGTAAAAGATACCGCTGGAAAAACTCTTTAAATGATCATATGGAACTTCATGCAGCAGAAATACCATTCAGCTGCTCACTTTGTGGTAAAAGATACCGCTGGAAGAGGTCTTTAAGCGATCATATGGAACTTCACGCAGCAGAGAAACCGTTCAGCTGCTCACTTTGTGAAAAAACTTTTAATTGGAGGGAAAACCTTGTGAGACACATGAAGTTCCACACAGGGAAGCCGCCATTCACTTGTCTGTTTTGTGAAAAAGTAGTTCGAAACAGAACTCACTTTGAGAGTCACATGAGCAACCACACAGGGCATAAACCATTTAGTTGCTCAgtttgtggtaaaagattcgGCTGGAAGAAATCGTTAGCATCTCATCTCAGTCTTCATTCAGAAGAAAGACTTTTAAGTTGCTCGGTTTGTGATGAGACTTTTAAGTCGAGACCTTGTCTTTTGCACCACATGAAGATCCATGGAGGGGAAAAACCGTTCAGTTGTAACTTCTGTGGCAAGAGATTCAAAAAAGGCGGAAATTTGAGCAGACACTTAGAAGTTCATACAGGAGAAGAAGGCATCACATGCCCAATTTGTAAATTGAGTTTCGATGATGATGGTGCTTTGGCTGCACACAAGCGTGTCCACACCAGGTCAAACCCATTTCTTTGCTCgatttgtaaaaaaatctttcaGTCCAAATATGTACTTGTGAAGCACATGAAAATTCACACTGGCGAGAAACGGTTTAGTTGCCCGCtttgtggtaaaagatttgCAGCAAGAAACGATATGATCCGACATATGAGAGTCCACACGACGGACAAATCCAGTAGTTGTCGTGTTTGTCACAAAACATTTCGTAacgtttatttttttaaaaaacataaatgtgttgGTAAGAgcagcaaaaataaatgaagctgCAGCGATGCTTGTCGGCCGTAGTTTTTCTCACCAGATTGAAATACTGAGGGCAGGATGTGACCAAACTCTGATCTGTTGAAAACTGTGACTGACTACAAAATAAGAAGTGAGTCCGCTGAACATCTGTTTCGATATTCAGATTCACTGCTGTCAGTCTGTAAGCACCTAAAAACATTTGGCAAGCAGTGTGTTACTAAATCAAAGTCAGAAAcacttctgttgatttttttgtgtttattagtTTATATGTAAAGATAGAAATCCAGTTTGTAATAACAGAAAATACTAACCCCTTTAAATGCTCCTTGTTGAGACTGATAATTCAATAAAGATGCTACAACACTATATTTTAAGActggtgttttttaaaagaatatttcaggtctgattcatagtaAGACACATTTTGATGTCCTTTATTAACATTGTTACTGGCTGTCGAGGTGTTAATGTGAGAAGTTTATCTTATTTGAACTGGTTGGGATTATCCTCAACTTTTATTCCTGCTCTCTGTTAACACATTGTACCAGCGACACTGAATGTCAGTCATAGCTACTGAGGGGTCAGTCTATATAATGATGTCAGAGTCAAATGGTATGTGAATTGCATGTTTTTGAATGGTCAGGATAACCTCTATCCGATCGTTATTAATTTTTGGCCACAATTTGAGATTGTTTCTCAGGACATGTTGAAGGTCGAAACAGCAAAATCAGCAACATCGTCAGCAAGCAGCTGAAGAGGGAGCagaagtccccagactcccttataaaaacactacattttgtgagttgttgactGAGGAGAAACTTTAGAAACTTTGTGAAGCGCATTTAATGAACAATTTTTCATTacttg
This genomic window from Sparus aurata unplaced genomic scaffold, fSpaAur1.1, whole genome shotgun sequence contains:
- the LOC115578259 gene encoding zinc finger protein 454-like isoform X1; amino-acid sequence: MSKVQTLRVFGKQRLTAAAEEIFELFERTIAEYEEELCRQRKLLDAVLQPQVQLHRTDVQQLLGSKEAVPLEQSSLDQEDPPELPHIKEEQEELWTRQEGEQLPGLEEADITKFTFGAEQTVNPAHIRVSRQFLTECFWRKSLCESVKMSKVQTLRVFGKQKLTAAAEEIFELFERTIAEYEEELCRQRKLLDAVLQPRVHLYRAVQTFTSVPVKSEEDDEEDPQSSQLHHIKSEEIRDVELLKTEADGEDCGGPEPVQDSDPNSYLQPKEIDGPRQLKMEVQFNRADVQQLLKKEEDPPEQQEWSSSQDQEDPPELPHIKEEQEELWINQEGEQLPVLEEADIKFTFTPVPEPDKASDTDSHLQPADDDKTSHFPEPESDDSWDWEDTRERHSNLDPQQHNEVPIRDVDCNLGAISAISSECATTSGHSKHQLDDDEIQAGVRPFGCSVCGKRYRWKNSLNDHMELHAAEIPFSCSLCGKRYRWKRSLSDHMELHAAEKPFSCSLCEKTFNWRENLVRHMKFHTGKPPFTCLFCEKVVRNRTHFESHMSNHTGHKPFSCSVCGKRFGWKKSLASHLSLHSEERLLSCSVCDETFKSRPCLLHHMKIHGGEKPFSCNFCGKRFKKGGNLSRHLEVHTGEEGITCPICKLSFDDDGALAAHKRVHTRSNPFLCSICKKIFQSKYVLVKHMKIHTGEKRFSCPLCGKRFAARNDMIRHMRVHTTDKSSSCRVCHKTFRNVYFFKKHKCVGKSSKNK
- the LOC115578259 gene encoding gastrula zinc finger protein XlCGF57.1-like isoform X5 → MSKVQTLRVFGKQRLTAAAEEIFELFERTIAEYEEELCRQRKLLDAVLQPQVQLHRTVQTFTSVPVKSEEDDEEDPQSSQLHHIKSEEIRDVELLKTEADGEDCGGPEPVQDSDPNSYLQPKEIDGPRQLKMEVQFNRADVQQLLKKEEDPPEQQEWSSSQDQEDPPELPHIKEEQEELWINQEGEQLPVLEEADIKFTFTPVPEPDKASDTDSHLQPADDDKTSHFPEPESDDSWDWEDTRERHSNLDPQQHNEVPIRDVDCNLGAISAISSECATTSGHSKHQLDDDEIQAGVRPFGCSVCGKRYRWKNSLNDHMELHAAEIPFSCSLCGKRYRWKRSLSDHMELHAAEKPFSCSLCEKTFNWRENLVRHMKFHTGKPPFTCLFCEKVVRNRTHFESHMSNHTGHKPFSCSVCGKRFGWKKSLASHLSLHSEERLLSCSVCDETFKSRPCLLHHMKIHGGEKPFSCNFCGKRFKKGGNLSRHLEVHTGEEGITCPICKLSFDDDGALAAHKRVHTRSNPFLCSICKKIFQSKYVLVKHMKIHTGEKRFSCPLCGKRFAARNDMIRHMRVHTTDKSSSCRVCHKTFRNVYFFKKHKCVGKSSKNK
- the LOC115578259 gene encoding uncharacterized protein LOC115578259 isoform X7, whose translation is MSKVQTLRVFGKQRLTAAAEEIFELFERTIAEYEEELCRQRKLLDAVLQPQVQLHRTDVQQLLGSKEAVPLEQSSLDQEDPPELPHIKEEQEELWTRQEGEQLPGLEEADITKFTFGAEQTVNPAHIRVSRQFLTECFWRKSLCESVKMSKVQTLRVFGKQKLTAAAEEIFELFERTIAEYEEELCRQRKLLDAVLQPRVHLYRAVQTFTSVPVKSEEDDEEDPQSSQLHHIKSEEIRDVELLKTEADGEDCGGPEPVQDSDPNSYLQPKEIDGPRQLKMEVQFNRAVSGEG
- the LOC115578259 gene encoding gastrula zinc finger protein XlCGF57.1-like isoform X6, yielding MSKVQTLRVFGKQKLTAAAEEIFELFERTIAEYEEELCRQRKLLDAVLQPRVHLYRAVQTFTSVPVKSEEDDEEDPQSSQLHHIKSEEIRDVELLKTEADGEDCGGPEPVQDSDPNSYLQPKEIDGPRQLKMEVQFNRADVQQLLKKEEDPPEQQEWSSSQDQEDPPELPHIKEEQEELWINQEGEQLPVLEEADIKFTFTPVPEPDKASDTDSHLQPADDDKTSHFPEPESDDSWDWEDTRERHSNLDPQQHNEVPIRDVDCNLGAISAISSECATTSGHSKHQLDDDEIQAGVRPFGCSVCGKRYRWKNSLNDHMELHAAEIPFSCSLCGKRYRWKRSLSDHMELHAAEKPFSCSLCEKTFNWRENLVRHMKFHTGKPPFTCLFCEKVVRNRTHFESHMSNHTGHKPFSCSVCGKRFGWKKSLASHLSLHSEERLLSCSVCDETFKSRPCLLHHMKIHGGEKPFSCNFCGKRFKKGGNLSRHLEVHTGEEGITCPICKLSFDDDGALAAHKRVHTRSNPFLCSICKKIFQSKYVLVKHMKIHTGEKRFSCPLCGKRFAARNDMIRHMRVHTTDKSSSCRVCHKTFRNVYFFKKHKCVGKSSKNK